Proteins from a genomic interval of Anatilimnocola floriformis:
- the hisA gene encoding 1-(5-phosphoribosyl)-5-[(5-phosphoribosylamino)methylideneamino]imidazole-4-carboxamide isomerase, translated as MEIWPAIDLRGGKCVRLKQGDYQRETVYGEDPAEMARHWVRQGATCLHLVDLDGARDGAQANLAAITAILAAVKIPIQLGGGIRDEAIINRLLGLGISRLVVGTKALKEPAWFKQMCAKYPHKLALGIDARDGKVATDGWLETSTALAVDFAKKFSGDAVGAIIYTDIARDGMLQGPNLPAMAEMKNATKISVIASGGVTTAADVTALAKVPMAGAIIGRALYEETLTLPAALAAVNG; from the coding sequence ATGGAAATCTGGCCGGCGATTGACCTGCGCGGCGGTAAGTGTGTCCGCCTCAAGCAAGGCGACTATCAGCGGGAAACCGTTTACGGCGAAGACCCCGCGGAAATGGCTCGGCACTGGGTGCGGCAGGGTGCGACCTGCCTTCACTTGGTCGACCTCGATGGAGCACGCGACGGGGCGCAAGCGAATCTAGCCGCGATCACGGCGATTCTCGCTGCCGTCAAAATCCCCATCCAACTCGGCGGCGGCATCCGGGACGAAGCGATCATCAACAGGCTGCTCGGTCTGGGCATTTCGCGACTCGTCGTCGGCACGAAGGCGCTCAAGGAACCGGCTTGGTTCAAGCAAATGTGCGCCAAGTATCCGCACAAGCTGGCCCTCGGCATCGATGCTCGCGATGGCAAGGTAGCGACCGACGGATGGCTAGAAACGAGCACCGCCCTGGCGGTCGATTTCGCGAAGAAGTTCTCTGGCGATGCGGTCGGCGCGATCATCTACACCGACATTGCTCGCGACGGCATGCTGCAGGGACCGAATTTGCCTGCCATGGCCGAGATGAAGAACGCGACAAAGATTTCCGTGATCGCCTCAGGCGGCGTGACTACGGCAGCTGATGTGACGGCGCTCGCCAAAGTGCCGATGGCCGGAGCGATCATCGGCCGCGCATTGTACGAAGAAACATTGACCCTTCCCGCCGCGCTCGCCGCAGTGAACGGCTAA
- a CDS encoding addiction module protein: MSPQTEKLLEEVLRLPLEERELFASHLLESLDDEFADEAAWSAEIKRRVDDITAGKTQTTPWSEVRQRMLDYKGE, translated from the coding sequence ATGTCGCCACAAACCGAAAAATTGCTCGAGGAAGTCCTCCGCTTGCCGCTCGAGGAGCGCGAACTATTCGCCAGCCATTTGTTAGAGAGTCTCGACGACGAATTTGCCGATGAAGCAGCTTGGTCTGCAGAAATCAAGCGGCGGGTTGACGACATCACTGCAGGCAAAACGCAGACGACCCCTTGGTCCGAAGTTCGACAACGAATGTTGGACTACAAGGGCGAATGA
- a CDS encoding type II toxin-antitoxin system RelE/ParE family toxin — protein sequence MNVEFDPAADREVNRTYRWYYKRSVTAAHRFLNALDHAIEQIVANPGLWPEHLHGTRFRNLERYPYFVVYLELGDSIKIIAVQHAARRPGYWIKRL from the coding sequence TTGAACGTTGAATTTGATCCTGCCGCCGACCGCGAAGTCAACCGAACTTATCGCTGGTATTACAAGCGAAGCGTTACCGCAGCGCACCGATTTCTGAATGCGCTCGATCATGCAATTGAGCAGATTGTTGCCAATCCAGGCCTATGGCCAGAACACTTGCACGGCACCAGATTCCGCAATCTGGAACGGTATCCGTACTTCGTTGTTTATCTTGAACTTGGTGACAGCATCAAAATTATCGCGGTCCAACATGCCGCACGACGACCGGGATACTGGATCAAGCGATTGTAG
- a CDS encoding toxin-antitoxin system YwqK family antitoxin — protein MTTSTYRRGWNGKPQLNGVRQYWRLPNPDAITEKATSPVLVVEKHYVDNDLRRVTFLDVETGETVYSKGYLNGLPHGKSTGGAYHNGKRVGIWHEIPYYAGTEEISVQKSYRDGYLHGEWIWKGAGGRTLQTAKYDDGRLIEWNGLPTKQAIELLLRKCELDDADFSRLQRPAACVELISQPSLDNSTKRGQPRTNRWQLHVDGQRTNLTLAERVLDPFDFFPPHRNITNFLPGDPIIESLLATCLNSNETLVLREHTLYFVEISSAELIP, from the coding sequence TTGACGACCAGCACTTATCGACGCGGCTGGAATGGGAAGCCGCAGCTGAATGGCGTGCGCCAATATTGGCGGCTACCTAATCCGGATGCGATCACTGAGAAAGCCACATCTCCGGTGCTCGTTGTCGAAAAACACTACGTCGACAACGATCTTCGGCGCGTGACTTTCTTAGACGTCGAAACGGGCGAGACCGTCTACTCCAAGGGCTACCTGAATGGACTTCCGCACGGCAAATCAACTGGCGGCGCGTATCACAACGGCAAACGCGTCGGCATCTGGCACGAAATACCCTATTACGCAGGGACCGAAGAGATCAGCGTGCAGAAATCGTACCGCGATGGTTACTTGCACGGTGAATGGATCTGGAAAGGCGCGGGGGGCCGCACGCTGCAAACAGCCAAGTATGACGACGGGCGACTCATCGAATGGAACGGACTGCCGACGAAGCAAGCGATCGAATTGCTGCTCAGGAAATGTGAACTAGATGACGCTGACTTCAGTAGGTTGCAACGCCCTGCCGCCTGCGTGGAGTTGATCAGCCAACCTTCCCTGGACAATAGTACCAAGCGCGGGCAACCGCGTACCAACCGCTGGCAATTGCATGTTGATGGCCAACGGACGAACCTCACGCTCGCTGAGCGCGTGCTCGATCCTTTCGATTTCTTCCCGCCCCATCGCAACATCACCAACTTCTTACCTGGCGATCCCATAATTGAGTCGCTGTTGGCAACCTGTCTCAACTCCAACGAAACTCTCGTCTTGCGCGAGCACACGCTTTACTTTGTAGAAATCTCGTCGGCTGAGTTGATACCTTAG
- a CDS encoding nucleoside hydrolase, whose product MINRYYILIAALLLTTPATGWSAEPAADRVRIFCDTDMLTDCDDAGALAVLHALADQGECEILATVCSVSDVDSAVTVAAINAYFGRPDLPLGVVRGKSVMMKSKFAGPVAKEFRERTKFAAKISDSVAVYREVLEKQPDASVVIVTLGYLTNLKTLLEQPATADRLSGVELIKRKVKTFVCLGGNFVGHPPRDDLKLGNVNFQRDAESAAFVIKSWPGKIVFVGREIGSVPSGLELGKSLAKTPADNPVRRAYEHYFDGQLRDRHVADLTAVLYAVRGLRDYWEIEEHGYMDLQPDMKFTWKFDADRNQAYLKKRLRDGKPNDDYIEGVLDELLIHMRRGK is encoded by the coding sequence ATGATCAATCGATATTACATCCTGATTGCCGCGCTGCTGCTGACCACTCCTGCTACCGGTTGGTCGGCGGAACCTGCTGCTGATCGAGTAAGAATCTTCTGCGACACCGACATGCTCACCGATTGCGACGATGCCGGTGCGCTCGCGGTGCTGCATGCATTGGCCGATCAAGGGGAATGCGAAATCCTCGCGACGGTTTGCAGTGTGAGCGACGTCGATTCTGCCGTGACGGTCGCGGCGATCAACGCCTACTTCGGTCGGCCTGATTTGCCGCTGGGTGTCGTGCGCGGCAAGAGCGTGATGATGAAATCGAAATTCGCCGGTCCGGTGGCGAAGGAGTTTCGCGAGCGGACGAAGTTCGCAGCCAAGATCTCAGACTCGGTTGCCGTTTATCGCGAGGTACTCGAGAAACAGCCCGATGCGAGCGTCGTGATCGTCACGCTCGGCTATCTCACGAATCTAAAGACGCTGCTCGAGCAGCCCGCAACGGCGGATCGACTGAGCGGCGTAGAGTTGATCAAACGCAAAGTGAAAACGTTCGTCTGTCTCGGCGGTAATTTCGTCGGCCATCCGCCGCGCGATGATCTCAAGCTCGGCAATGTCAACTTTCAGCGCGATGCCGAGTCAGCTGCCTTCGTCATCAAGAGTTGGCCCGGCAAGATCGTCTTCGTCGGCCGCGAGATCGGCTCGGTCCCGAGCGGCCTTGAGTTGGGCAAAAGCCTCGCCAAAACGCCGGCCGATAATCCGGTTCGCCGCGCTTACGAGCATTACTTCGACGGCCAACTGCGCGATCGACACGTCGCCGATCTTACAGCCGTCCTCTATGCCGTGCGCGGTCTGCGCGATTATTGGGAGATCGAGGAGCACGGCTACATGGACCTGCAGCCCGATATGAAGTTCACTTGGAAATTCGACGCCGATCGCAACCAGGCGTATTTGAAGAAGAGGCTCCGCGATGGCAAGCCGAACGATGACTACATCGAAGGCGTGCTCGATGAACTGCTGATCCACATGCGGCGCGGCAAGTAA
- a CDS encoding FHA domain-containing protein, whose translation MSGITLRVLDGADRGRIFQNVGPPITIGREEGNTIQLNDERISRYHIKIQEDNNRLVLTDLDSTNGTKVNGEDIQLRILKFGDMIALGRSVLLFGSREQIAGRLARLRDDGEAAMTADPEQMQKAANFSSLDFELNWNEECDMQATLHALEPPELPDRMTPGQAAQLAEILEYLHVRLRNLILSASVENKTSKITLDLRQWQGLIDLQARLSEYLRQIGNPREE comes from the coding sequence ATGTCCGGAATCACACTTCGAGTTCTCGACGGCGCCGACCGCGGGCGTATCTTTCAAAACGTCGGCCCACCGATCACCATCGGCCGCGAAGAGGGGAACACGATCCAGCTCAATGACGAGCGGATCAGTCGTTACCACATCAAGATTCAAGAAGACAACAACCGCCTCGTCCTCACCGATCTCGACAGCACCAACGGTACGAAGGTCAACGGCGAAGACATCCAGCTGCGGATTTTAAAGTTTGGCGACATGATCGCCCTTGGCCGCAGCGTGCTGCTGTTTGGCTCGCGCGAGCAGATCGCCGGCCGCCTGGCGCGCTTGCGCGACGATGGCGAAGCCGCGATGACGGCTGATCCCGAGCAAATGCAGAAGGCCGCGAACTTCTCCTCGCTCGACTTCGAACTGAACTGGAACGAAGAGTGCGACATGCAAGCCACGCTGCACGCGCTCGAACCGCCAGAACTTCCCGACCGCATGACGCCGGGCCAGGCCGCGCAGCTGGCCGAAATTTTGGAATATCTCCACGTGCGGCTGCGCAACTTGATTCTGTCGGCTTCGGTCGAAAACAAGACGAGCAAGATCACGCTCGACCTGCGGCAATGGCAGGGGCTGATCGACCTGCAAGCGCGCCTGTCGGAATACCTCCGGCAGATCGGCAACCCGCGCGAAGAGTAA
- a CDS encoding SDR family NAD(P)-dependent oxidoreductase encodes MTILDRFRLTGKRLLITGGSRGLGREMALACADAGADVILLGREPESLNKTADDVRAFGRLAFTIETDVGDMAQCQAACERALAEYGPIHILINNVGGRRQNIPTHEMPLETWRQLMDLNLTSTFLCTKLIGGAMLARGEGGRIINIASINSLVAGRKIEGRHYETAKAAVLQFTRAVAADWAPHGITVNAILPGGFMTEPNQRWKKLHPEVVETFQQQIPMGKYGEPQDLGPLAVYLASDASRYMTGAGLVIDGGYTLW; translated from the coding sequence ATGACCATCCTCGATCGCTTTCGTCTCACCGGCAAACGCTTGCTCATCACCGGTGGCAGTCGCGGCCTCGGCCGAGAAATGGCACTCGCCTGTGCTGATGCGGGGGCCGATGTGATTTTGCTCGGCCGTGAGCCGGAGAGTTTGAATAAGACCGCCGATGACGTTCGCGCCTTCGGCCGACTGGCATTCACGATCGAGACCGACGTCGGCGACATGGCGCAATGTCAGGCCGCGTGCGAACGAGCGCTAGCCGAGTATGGGCCCATTCATATTTTGATTAACAATGTCGGCGGCCGGCGGCAGAACATCCCCACGCACGAGATGCCGCTGGAGACCTGGCGGCAGCTGATGGATTTGAATCTGACCAGCACCTTCTTATGTACGAAGCTCATCGGCGGCGCGATGCTCGCCCGCGGCGAGGGTGGCCGGATCATCAACATTGCGTCGATCAACTCGCTGGTCGCTGGCCGAAAGATCGAAGGGCGTCACTACGAAACGGCGAAGGCCGCCGTGCTGCAGTTCACCCGCGCGGTGGCTGCCGATTGGGCGCCGCATGGCATTACGGTGAACGCCATCTTGCCTGGCGGCTTCATGACCGAGCCGAATCAGCGATGGAAAAAGTTGCATCCCGAAGTGGTCGAAACTTTTCAGCAACAGATTCCCATGGGGAAGTACGGTGAGCCGCAGGATCTCGGTCCTTTGGCCGTTTATCTCGCCAGCGATGCCAGCCGCTACATGACCGGCGCTGGCCTCGTGATCGACGGTGGATACACGCTGTGGTAG
- a CDS encoding type II toxin-antitoxin system Phd/YefM family antitoxin, which yields MPTLSIAEVQARLPELIDQLQPGEELVITRNDQPVAKLAVQGARSVPVPGWGQGMVIIHTEDDEHLRDFAEYMPRTFHS from the coding sequence ATGCCAACACTTTCGATCGCCGAAGTCCAAGCTCGCTTGCCGGAATTGATTGACCAGTTGCAGCCAGGGGAAGAACTGGTGATCACACGCAATGATCAGCCAGTCGCAAAGCTGGCGGTGCAAGGTGCACGTTCGGTTCCCGTGCCAGGATGGGGGCAAGGCATGGTAATTATTCATACTGAAGACGATGAGCATCTCCGCGACTTTGCGGAGTACATGCCAAGAACATTCCACTCGTGA
- a CDS encoding RNA polymerase sigma factor, with protein sequence MSTTSASLLERIRHDPAAEQWQTLVELYDPLIRGWLKRQAVLANDADDLVQDVLTIVARRLKDFEHNSRPGAFRTWLRTITINCVRDFWRSRKRENAGGAEVQQLLDQLADPNSGLTQAWDLEHDRFVTQQLLARLRSEFEPATWRAFERVALDGASAATAAKELNLTTNAVFIAKSRILARLRQESRGLIDEE encoded by the coding sequence ATGTCCACCACGTCCGCCAGTTTGCTCGAACGGATTCGCCACGATCCCGCGGCCGAGCAATGGCAGACGCTGGTCGAACTCTACGATCCGCTCATTCGCGGTTGGCTCAAACGCCAAGCCGTGCTGGCCAACGATGCCGATGATCTGGTGCAGGACGTGCTCACCATCGTCGCGCGACGGCTGAAAGACTTCGAGCACAACAGCCGGCCCGGCGCGTTTCGCACCTGGCTGCGGACGATCACCATCAACTGCGTTCGCGATTTCTGGCGCTCGCGCAAACGCGAAAACGCCGGCGGTGCCGAAGTGCAACAGCTACTCGATCAACTGGCCGATCCCAACAGCGGTCTGACGCAGGCCTGGGATCTCGAGCACGATCGCTTCGTCACGCAGCAGCTGCTCGCTCGACTTCGCAGCGAGTTTGAACCGGCCACTTGGCGCGCCTTCGAACGAGTCGCGCTCGACGGCGCGTCAGCAGCAACCGCGGCGAAAGAACTAAACCTCACCACCAACGCTGTCTTCATCGCGAAGAGTCGCATCCTAGCGCGATTGCGACAGGAATCGCGCGGGTTGATTGATGAGGAGTAG
- a CDS encoding type II toxin-antitoxin system VapC family toxin, whose protein sequence is MKFVLDSNIAIKWVLPESDSLRALSLRDDFLKQIHEFIAPDVFPVEVAHALSKAERRGLVPHLESIVRLVDVLAVAPILHPHLPLLSRAMEISTHARIGVYDCLYVALAEKEGCELITADARLAAALPNYPIIDLAEWP, encoded by the coding sequence ATGAAGTTCGTTCTTGATTCGAACATCGCGATCAAATGGGTGCTCCCCGAAAGTGACTCTCTTAGAGCCCTCTCATTGCGAGATGACTTTCTCAAGCAGATCCATGAGTTCATCGCGCCAGACGTTTTCCCCGTGGAAGTCGCGCACGCCTTGTCGAAGGCCGAACGTCGCGGCCTTGTTCCCCATTTGGAATCAATCGTCAGACTAGTCGACGTACTGGCGGTTGCGCCCATTCTGCACCCGCATCTGCCGTTGCTCTCGCGAGCGATGGAAATTTCGACTCACGCGAGGATTGGCGTCTACGACTGCTTGTATGTAGCGCTGGCTGAGAAAGAAGGTTGCGAGCTAATTACCGCAGATGCGCGACTTGCTGCTGCTTTGCCGAATTATCCGATTATTGATCTGGCGGAGTGGCCATAA
- a CDS encoding FHA domain-containing protein, which produces MFAAWRFKLKEAETALTQGRLEHAAAILQADELLTYLPIKQMLAQVAVAAGKRAAERSERGEFDAAWRDLEQSKQWAGETNEFLAAERGVVDAALADVVRSLAADDSNGALARIDALARRQVKIGTLDSLREVARRLQSASKLRERAIFAEAIEQLQAAVAIRPDLPQLEELLKRAREASEQSRVAQEQLHVALATNDWTQTLSLAEQILQISPQCRLARNARRQAWSEVGGQLGDSRVARDTQPWSSSLRRNRDDEDEGTSGARFLLWVDAVGGYLVCLGDEIVIGQSHPGNQVDVPIQADIRRRHVSIRRQGEGYVLDPLAANENFAGAAAQRQGRVRIDGKEIKAPALLNDGDEFELGEGVRLRFRKPHALSASARLEILSSHRTHPFADAVLLMAESAVLGPKWQNHVICRDWATDVVLYRQEENLFCRAMESLEIDGRLQEGRGRLSVRSRIVGPDFSLSLEPVG; this is translated from the coding sequence ATGTTTGCTGCGTGGCGGTTCAAGCTGAAAGAGGCCGAGACTGCGCTCACGCAGGGGCGGTTGGAACATGCTGCTGCCATTCTGCAGGCCGATGAGCTGCTGACGTATCTCCCCATCAAGCAAATGCTGGCACAGGTGGCCGTTGCTGCTGGCAAGCGGGCGGCGGAGCGGAGCGAACGAGGAGAATTTGACGCGGCCTGGCGCGATTTGGAACAAAGCAAGCAATGGGCCGGTGAGACGAATGAATTTCTCGCAGCGGAGCGGGGCGTTGTCGATGCCGCGCTGGCCGATGTCGTCCGTTCATTGGCGGCCGATGACTCGAATGGCGCGCTCGCGCGGATCGATGCTCTCGCTCGTCGTCAGGTGAAGATCGGCACGCTCGATTCGCTGCGCGAAGTCGCCCGTCGGCTGCAATCGGCCAGCAAACTGCGAGAGCGGGCGATTTTCGCCGAAGCCATCGAGCAACTACAAGCGGCCGTGGCGATTCGTCCCGATCTGCCGCAACTCGAAGAGCTGCTGAAAAGAGCACGCGAGGCGAGCGAGCAAAGTCGCGTCGCCCAAGAGCAACTGCATGTTGCGCTGGCAACCAACGATTGGACGCAAACGCTGAGTCTCGCCGAGCAGATCTTGCAGATCTCGCCGCAGTGCCGACTGGCTCGCAATGCGCGGCGGCAGGCTTGGTCGGAAGTTGGCGGACAACTGGGCGATTCGCGTGTGGCCCGCGATACGCAACCCTGGTCCTCGTCACTGCGACGCAATCGTGACGATGAAGATGAAGGCACTAGCGGCGCGAGATTCTTATTGTGGGTCGATGCTGTCGGCGGTTATCTCGTCTGTCTCGGCGATGAAATCGTCATCGGCCAATCGCATCCGGGCAATCAAGTCGACGTGCCGATCCAAGCCGATATTCGCCGCCGGCATGTCAGCATCCGTCGCCAAGGCGAAGGCTACGTTCTCGATCCGCTGGCAGCGAACGAAAACTTCGCTGGCGCCGCGGCCCAGCGACAGGGACGAGTGCGGATCGACGGCAAAGAAATCAAAGCACCGGCCCTGCTGAACGACGGCGATGAATTCGAACTGGGCGAAGGAGTGCGTCTGCGATTCCGCAAACCGCACGCCCTCAGTGCTTCGGCTCGGCTGGAAATTTTGAGCAGTCATCGTACGCACCCGTTCGCCGATGCGGTGCTGCTAATGGCAGAATCGGCCGTCCTCGGACCGAAGTGGCAGAACCATGTCATCTGCCGCGACTGGGCGACCGATGTCGTGCTCTATCGCCAGGAAGAAAACCTCTTCTGCCGGGCGATGGAGTCCCTGGAGATCGACGGCCGGCTGCAGGAAGGCCGCGGTCGCCTCAGCGTCCGTTCGCGGATCGTCGGGCCGGACTTTTCGCTCAGTTTGGAACCGGTGGGCTAG
- a CDS encoding serine/threonine-protein kinase, protein MNSRAATMSADNENNADKPAGLSAGVPVAKPTGGIKFTFASGTRPFDGFTLKRGIGRGGFGEVYFATTDAGKELALKHVERNLEVELRGASQCLNLKHPNLIDLYDIRYDDHGDAWIVMEYVAGPSLKDVLDRNPNGLPRDQVEFWFRGIAAGTAYLHDHGLIHRDLKPGNIFEDQDYVKVGDYGLSKFISTSRRSGQTESVGTFHYMAPEIGKGVYGKEIDIYALGVILYELLTGRVPFDGESSQEIIMKHLTADPDLTAVPASYRAVIQRALLKDPEKRFASVSEMLAAMNTETPVAKGVNHSRPTAFAQPVVIAAPVQAPANDSPMYIGDDEREMQFGPMQQSRHSQRPRVIPTSMTAIPVATPVQPTEPIAQAMFAGGNRLAQWWNHGSMNTPVKVALILAVTVLAVFNGFWLVPVLIALAAVYVLYLGVRMLALAGKGPPTAVPAPAPATTVQPALQNRSRKPLTIEQLGRHALTMKTGGDRAGELSGSMLASALISAVLCFVIMIVNHEDLHHGGIGTWNFFTWLTLTATAGSWLVLVAGKFWEPRAGEPWKRRFAQLVLGLGLAGFSFLASQVLMVGTSAGHAFHAQDISESLASRSMYDSSGVPGLTAFLAYFAAVFATVGWWKQTDPLRTSRLQVGPLVVTLLAAFLWSLAWPFPQPWGVMLIGAISVSVQLSAAWFTPQDRTALKTNAGLRT, encoded by the coding sequence ATGAATTCGCGAGCCGCCACCATGTCCGCCGACAACGAGAACAACGCTGACAAGCCTGCCGGTCTGTCGGCGGGCGTGCCCGTTGCGAAACCAACCGGCGGCATCAAATTTACCTTCGCCAGCGGTACGCGCCCGTTCGATGGCTTTACGCTCAAGCGCGGCATTGGTCGCGGCGGTTTCGGCGAAGTCTATTTCGCCACGACCGACGCGGGCAAGGAACTTGCGCTCAAGCATGTCGAGCGCAACTTGGAGGTCGAGCTGCGCGGCGCGAGCCAGTGCCTCAATCTCAAGCACCCGAACCTCATCGACCTGTACGACATTCGTTACGACGACCACGGCGACGCCTGGATCGTGATGGAATATGTCGCCGGGCCGAGTTTGAAAGACGTTCTCGATCGCAACCCGAACGGCTTGCCGCGCGACCAGGTTGAGTTTTGGTTCCGCGGCATCGCGGCGGGCACGGCGTATCTGCACGACCACGGTTTGATTCACCGCGACCTGAAGCCGGGGAACATCTTCGAGGACCAGGACTACGTCAAGGTCGGCGACTACGGCCTGAGCAAATTCATTTCGACCAGCCGTCGCAGCGGTCAGACAGAGAGCGTCGGCACCTTCCATTACATGGCCCCCGAAATCGGCAAGGGTGTGTATGGCAAGGAAATCGACATCTACGCGCTGGGCGTGATCCTGTACGAACTGTTGACTGGCCGCGTGCCGTTCGATGGCGAGAGCAGCCAAGAGATCATCATGAAGCACCTCACGGCAGATCCCGATCTGACCGCGGTGCCAGCCTCGTATCGCGCGGTGATTCAACGGGCTTTGCTCAAGGATCCCGAAAAGCGTTTCGCCAGCGTGAGCGAAATGCTCGCCGCGATGAATACGGAAACCCCTGTTGCCAAGGGCGTCAACCACAGCAGGCCGACTGCCTTCGCGCAGCCCGTGGTGATTGCGGCCCCGGTGCAGGCTCCTGCCAACGACTCACCGATGTATATCGGCGACGACGAACGCGAAATGCAGTTCGGCCCGATGCAACAATCGCGACACAGCCAACGGCCGCGCGTCATCCCAACTTCGATGACGGCGATTCCCGTGGCCACGCCCGTGCAGCCGACCGAACCGATCGCGCAAGCGATGTTCGCCGGCGGCAATCGTCTCGCGCAGTGGTGGAACCACGGCAGCATGAATACGCCCGTGAAAGTGGCGCTCATCCTGGCCGTGACCGTACTCGCTGTCTTCAACGGCTTTTGGCTGGTGCCAGTGCTCATCGCGCTGGCCGCCGTGTATGTGCTGTATCTCGGCGTCCGGATGCTCGCGCTCGCGGGTAAGGGACCGCCGACCGCCGTGCCGGCTCCCGCGCCTGCGACGACCGTGCAACCCGCGCTGCAGAACCGTTCGCGCAAGCCACTGACCATCGAACAACTGGGGCGTCACGCGTTGACGATGAAGACCGGCGGCGATCGCGCGGGCGAACTCTCGGGTTCGATGCTCGCCTCGGCGCTGATCTCAGCCGTCCTCTGCTTTGTGATCATGATCGTCAACCATGAGGATCTGCACCACGGCGGCATCGGCACCTGGAACTTCTTCACCTGGCTCACGCTCACGGCGACGGCGGGTTCGTGGCTGGTGCTCGTCGCCGGCAAGTTCTGGGAGCCGCGCGCCGGTGAGCCGTGGAAACGGCGGTTTGCTCAGCTGGTTCTCGGCCTTGGTCTGGCCGGATTTTCATTCCTCGCCAGCCAAGTGTTGATGGTCGGCACTTCGGCGGGTCACGCCTTTCATGCTCAAGATATCAGCGAATCGCTGGCCAGTCGCAGCATGTATGACTCCAGCGGTGTGCCGGGACTGACTGCGTTTCTGGCGTACTTTGCCGCCGTGTTTGCCACGGTGGGTTGGTGGAAACAAACCGATCCGCTCCGCACATCGCGGCTGCAAGTCGGTCCGCTCGTCGTGACTTTGCTCGCGGCCTTTTTGTGGAGCCTGGCTTGGCCGTTCCCGCAACCGTGGGGCGTGATGCTGATCGGCGCGATCAGCGTCAGCGTGCAACTGTCGGCGGCGTGGTTTACGCCGCAGGATCGCACTGCGCTGAAGACGAATGCGGGCTTGAGGACGTAG
- a CDS encoding RNA polymerase sigma factor has product MADADTLLIDRIRQGEAAAWTDLIARYEGRLLAFVESRLGRRAPSEDIVQEAFLGFLNSLPNFDGKRPLEGYLFSICAYKLTDHLRREGRRPAVPLSSSNDSSGEWHIAGSERPASSIARSGERKDLEEKAVTAALRDQIERWAEKGEWQKLMCAELLFVRGWANKEVAEELGLSEQQVANYKFDFIARLRTMVQKQELSAEVFPELADEESQP; this is encoded by the coding sequence TTGGCCGATGCCGACACGCTCCTCATCGATCGCATCCGTCAGGGCGAAGCTGCAGCTTGGACCGATCTGATTGCCCGTTATGAAGGACGGCTTCTCGCGTTTGTCGAAAGCCGCCTCGGCCGCCGCGCACCCAGCGAAGACATCGTGCAAGAAGCTTTCCTCGGCTTCCTCAACAGCCTGCCGAACTTCGACGGCAAACGGCCGCTCGAAGGCTATCTGTTTTCGATCTGTGCCTACAAACTGACCGATCACTTGCGCCGCGAAGGCCGCCGCCCCGCCGTGCCGCTGTCGAGCAGCAACGACTCTTCGGGCGAATGGCACATCGCCGGCAGCGAACGCCCGGCCAGCAGCATCGCCCGCAGTGGTGAACGCAAAGACCTCGAAGAAAAAGCCGTCACCGCCGCCCTCCGCGATCAAATCGAACGCTGGGCCGAAAAAGGTGAATGGCAGAAGTTGATGTGCGCTGAACTGCTCTTTGTCCGCGGCTGGGCCAACAAAGAAGTCGCCGAAGAACTCGGCCTCAGCGAGCAGCAAGTCGCCAATTACAAGTTCGACTTCATCGCTCGTTTGCGGACGATGGTGCAGAAGCAAGAACTGTCGGCTGAAGTTTTTCCGGAGCTTGCCGACGAGGAGTCGCAACCATGA